In Burkholderia savannae, one genomic interval encodes:
- the mlaD gene encoding outer membrane lipid asymmetry maintenance protein MlaD yields MTMKKTALDFWVGLFVVLGFLALLFLALKVGNMSSLSFQPTYAVKMKFDNIGGLKPRAAVKSAGVVVGRVKAIGFDSNTYQALVTVDLDKQYPFPKDSSAKILTSGLLGEQYIGLDPGGDTEMLKAGDTITMTQSAIVLENLIGQFLYSKAADAGGAKPAAAAPGAPAPAASGAAAQ; encoded by the coding sequence TTGGGCTTTCTCGCGCTGCTGTTCCTCGCGCTGAAGGTCGGCAACATGAGCTCGCTGTCGTTTCAGCCGACCTACGCGGTGAAGATGAAGTTCGACAACATCGGCGGCCTGAAGCCGCGCGCGGCCGTGAAGAGCGCGGGCGTCGTGGTCGGCCGCGTGAAGGCGATCGGCTTCGACTCGAACACCTACCAGGCGCTCGTCACGGTCGATCTCGACAAGCAATACCCGTTTCCGAAGGATTCGTCGGCGAAGATCCTCACGTCGGGCCTGCTCGGCGAGCAGTACATCGGCCTCGATCCGGGCGGCGACACGGAAATGCTGAAGGCGGGCGACACGATTACGATGACGCAGTCGGCGATCGTGCTCGAGAACCTGATCGGGCAGTTCCTGTACAGCAAGGCCGCGGACGCGGGCGGCGCGAAGCCGGCCGCCGCGGCGCCGGGCGCGCCTGCGCCCGCGGCATCGGGCGCGGCCGCGCAGTGA
- a CDS encoding MlaA family lipoprotein produces MQTIRIRHAVLAITAAAALSGCATVQTPTKGDPFEGFNRTMYTFNDKVDQYALKPVARGYQWAVPQPVRDSVTNFFSNIGDVYVAANNIVQLKIADGVGDIMRVVINTVFGVGGLFDVATLAKLPKHTSDFGVTLGHYGVPSGPYLVLPLLGPSTIRDTAGLAVDYAGNPLTYVRPDSVSWGLFGLNLVNTRANLLGAGDVLEAAAIDKYSFVRNAYLQRRQALIGGGASAQSNLPDYGNEAPPPNYEMPEEGAAAPASGAAAASAPAAASVPSAASGAAPAVAAPASAAAPNPSSATNVPAQQVVPPSPGGIRFPSIRLH; encoded by the coding sequence ATGCAGACGATCCGCATCAGACACGCGGTGCTGGCGATCACGGCCGCCGCGGCATTGAGCGGTTGCGCGACGGTCCAGACGCCGACGAAGGGCGATCCGTTCGAAGGCTTCAACCGGACGATGTATACGTTCAACGACAAGGTCGACCAGTACGCGCTCAAGCCGGTCGCGCGCGGCTACCAGTGGGCGGTGCCGCAGCCGGTGCGCGACAGCGTGACGAACTTCTTCTCGAACATCGGCGACGTGTACGTCGCCGCGAACAACATCGTGCAGCTGAAGATCGCCGACGGCGTCGGCGACATCATGCGGGTCGTGATCAACACCGTGTTCGGCGTCGGCGGCCTGTTCGACGTCGCGACGCTCGCGAAGCTGCCGAAGCATACGAGCGACTTCGGCGTGACGCTCGGCCACTACGGCGTGCCGAGCGGTCCGTATCTCGTGCTGCCGTTGCTCGGCCCGAGCACGATTCGCGACACGGCTGGCCTCGCCGTCGATTACGCGGGCAATCCGCTCACCTACGTGCGGCCCGACAGCGTGAGCTGGGGGCTGTTCGGCCTGAACCTCGTCAACACGCGCGCGAACCTGCTCGGCGCGGGCGACGTGCTCGAGGCGGCCGCGATCGACAAATATTCGTTCGTGCGCAACGCGTACCTGCAGCGCCGCCAGGCGCTGATCGGCGGCGGCGCGAGCGCGCAGTCGAACCTGCCGGATTACGGCAACGAAGCGCCGCCGCCGAATTACGAAATGCCGGAAGAGGGCGCCGCGGCGCCGGCGAGCGGCGCGGCTGCCGCGTCGGCGCCGGCGGCCGCGTCCGTGCCTTCGGCGGCGTCGGGCGCGGCGCCGGCCGTGGCGGCGCCCGCATCGGCCGCGGCGCCGAACCCGAGCAGCGCGACCAACGTGCCTGCTCAACAGGTCGTGCCGCCGTCGCCGGGCGGCATCCGTTTCCCGAGCATCCGGCTGCATTGA
- a CDS encoding MlaC/ttg2D family ABC transporter substrate-binding protein: MKKLFLIPVFAALFSFGAAAAHAEVDQSNPQALIKSATQQVLDEVRAQTIRQGDTARIITIVNKDILPYTDFRRTTQLAMGRNWRTATPAQQQQVIEQFKQLLIRTYSGALAQLKPDQQIQYPPFRADSDATDVVVRTVAMNNGQPVQIDYRLYKTAQGWRVYDLNVLGAWLIQTYQQQFNEKIQQSGVDGLIQFLTERNQQLASGKQAS, encoded by the coding sequence ATGAAGAAACTGTTTCTGATCCCCGTCTTTGCCGCGCTGTTTTCGTTTGGCGCGGCCGCCGCGCACGCGGAAGTCGACCAGTCGAATCCGCAGGCGCTGATCAAGTCCGCGACGCAGCAGGTGCTCGACGAAGTGCGCGCGCAGACGATCAGGCAGGGCGATACCGCCCGCATCATCACGATCGTCAACAAGGACATCCTGCCGTACACCGATTTCCGCCGCACGACGCAGCTCGCGATGGGCCGCAACTGGCGCACCGCGACGCCCGCCCAGCAGCAGCAGGTGATCGAGCAGTTCAAGCAGCTGCTGATCCGCACTTATTCGGGCGCGCTCGCGCAGCTGAAGCCGGACCAGCAGATCCAGTACCCGCCGTTCCGCGCGGATTCGGACGCGACGGATGTAGTCGTGCGCACGGTCGCGATGAACAACGGCCAACCGGTGCAGATCGACTATCGGCTGTACAAGACGGCGCAGGGCTGGCGCGTCTATGACCTGAACGTGCTGGGCGCCTGGCTGATCCAGACCTACCAGCAGCAGTTCAACGAGAAGATCCAGCAAAGCGGCGTCGACGGCCTGATCCAGTTCCTGACCGAGCGCAACCAGCAGCTTGCCTCGGGCAAGCAGGCATCGTGA
- a CDS encoding STAS domain-containing protein, producing the protein MSRFDSGATLTHASAKAALAQGLARIDAGATAVDCGALAQFDSSALSVLLAWQRAARARGVTLDILNLPPKLASLAQAYGIDTLLSGRH; encoded by the coding sequence GTGAGCCGCTTCGACTCCGGCGCGACGTTGACCCACGCGAGCGCGAAGGCCGCGCTCGCGCAAGGGCTCGCGCGCATCGACGCGGGCGCGACGGCCGTCGATTGCGGGGCGCTCGCGCAATTCGATTCGTCGGCGCTCTCGGTGCTGCTCGCCTGGCAGCGCGCCGCGCGTGCGCGCGGCGTGACGCTCGACATCCTCAATCTGCCGCCGAAGCTCGCGAGTCTCGCGCAGGCGTACGGCATCGACACGCTTCTCTCCGGGCGACATTGA
- a CDS encoding ABC transporter ATP-binding protein: protein MSAIEIRHVKKRYKSLQALKGVSLSVEEGEFFGLLGPNGAGKTTLISILAGLARADEGTVTVRGHDVVKDFRAARRALGVVPQELVFDPFFTVRETLRIQSGYFGLHRNDDWIDEVMANLDLTEKADANMRALSGGMKRRVLVAQALVHRPPVIVLDEPTAGVDVELRQTLWKFISRLNREGHTIVLTTHYLEEAESLCDRIAMLRRGEVVALDRTRALLQRFSGLQLFLRLSHGVLPAELRALEAEAAPATAPEHLLRIADYDEVERILSLCRAAGCGFDEIEIRKADLEDVFVQVMNGADVIEGLA from the coding sequence ATGTCAGCCATAGAAATCCGTCACGTCAAGAAGCGCTACAAGTCGCTTCAGGCGCTCAAGGGCGTCAGCCTGTCGGTCGAGGAAGGCGAGTTTTTCGGTTTGCTCGGCCCGAACGGCGCAGGCAAGACCACACTCATCAGCATTCTCGCCGGCCTCGCGCGCGCCGACGAAGGCACCGTCACCGTGCGCGGCCACGACGTCGTCAAGGATTTCCGGGCGGCGCGGCGCGCGCTCGGCGTCGTGCCGCAAGAGCTCGTGTTCGATCCGTTCTTCACGGTGCGCGAGACGCTGCGCATCCAGTCCGGCTACTTCGGCCTGCACCGCAACGACGACTGGATCGACGAAGTGATGGCGAACCTCGACCTCACCGAAAAGGCCGACGCGAACATGCGCGCGCTGTCGGGCGGGATGAAGCGGCGCGTGCTCGTCGCGCAGGCGCTCGTGCACCGGCCGCCCGTGATCGTGCTCGACGAGCCGACCGCGGGCGTCGACGTCGAGCTGCGCCAGACGCTGTGGAAGTTCATCTCGCGGCTCAATCGCGAAGGCCACACGATCGTGCTGACCACCCACTATCTCGAGGAAGCGGAGTCGCTCTGCGACCGCATCGCGATGCTCAGGCGCGGCGAAGTCGTCGCGCTCGACCGCACACGCGCGCTGCTGCAGCGTTTCTCGGGGCTGCAGCTGTTCCTGCGGCTGTCGCACGGCGTGCTGCCCGCCGAGTTGCGCGCGCTCGAAGCGGAGGCCGCGCCCGCCACGGCGCCCGAGCATCTGCTGCGGATCGCCGATTACGACGAGGTCGAGCGGATCTTGTCGCTCTGCCGCGCGGCCGGCTGCGGCTTCGACGAGATCGAAATCCGCAAGGCCGATCTGGAGGATGTGTTCGTGCAGGTGATGAACGGCGCCGATGTGATCGAGGGGTTGGCATGA
- a CDS encoding ABC transporter permease: MSGFRTLFYKEILRFWKVSFQTVLAPVVTALLYLTIFGHALTGRVEVYPGVEYVSFLVPGLVMMSVLQNAFANSSSSLIQSKITGNLVFMLLPPLSYADIFGAYVLASVVRGLAVGAGVFVVTVWFIPMSFAAPFYIVAFALFGSAILGTLGLIAGIWAEKFDQLAAFQNFLIMPLTFLSGVFYSTHSLPSVWREVSRLNPFFYMIDGFRYGFFGVADVNPLASLAIVAGFFALLALIAMRLLATGYKLRH; the protein is encoded by the coding sequence ATGAGCGGGTTTCGCACGCTGTTCTACAAGGAAATTCTGCGGTTCTGGAAGGTGTCGTTCCAGACGGTGCTCGCGCCCGTCGTCACTGCGCTGCTCTATCTGACGATCTTCGGCCATGCGTTGACGGGGCGCGTCGAGGTGTATCCGGGCGTCGAGTACGTGAGCTTCCTCGTGCCCGGCCTCGTGATGATGAGCGTGCTGCAGAATGCGTTCGCGAACAGCTCGTCGTCGCTGATCCAGTCGAAGATCACGGGCAACCTCGTGTTCATGCTGCTGCCGCCGCTGTCGTACGCGGACATCTTCGGCGCGTACGTGCTCGCGTCCGTCGTGCGCGGGCTCGCGGTCGGCGCGGGCGTGTTCGTCGTCACGGTCTGGTTCATTCCGATGAGCTTCGCCGCGCCGTTCTACATCGTCGCGTTCGCGCTGTTCGGCTCGGCGATTCTCGGCACGCTCGGGCTGATCGCCGGCATCTGGGCCGAGAAGTTCGACCAGCTCGCCGCGTTCCAGAACTTCCTCATCATGCCGCTCACGTTCCTGTCGGGCGTGTTCTATTCGACGCACTCGCTGCCGTCCGTGTGGCGCGAGGTGTCGCGGCTCAATCCGTTCTTCTACATGATCGACGGCTTCCGCTACGGGTTCTTCGGCGTCGCCGACGTGAATCCGCTCGCGAGCCTCGCGATCGTCGCCGGCTTCTTCGCGCTGCTCGCGCTGATCGCGATGCGGCTGCTCGCCACCGGCTACAAACTGCGTCATTGA
- a CDS encoding BolA family protein: MLPTPELVKQYIAAGLACTHLEVEGDGQHFFATIVSPAFEGKRPIQRHQLVYAALGDRMKQEIHALSMKTLTPAEWQNA, translated from the coding sequence ATGTTGCCGACTCCCGAACTGGTCAAGCAATACATCGCGGCGGGCCTTGCCTGCACGCATCTGGAAGTCGAAGGCGACGGCCAGCATTTCTTCGCGACGATCGTGTCGCCCGCCTTCGAGGGCAAGCGGCCGATTCAGCGGCATCAGCTCGTCTACGCGGCGCTTGGCGATCGCATGAAGCAGGAAATCCACGCGCTCAGCATGAAGACGCTGACGCCCGCCGAATGGCAGAATGCATAA
- the murA gene encoding UDP-N-acetylglucosamine 1-carboxyvinyltransferase, whose amino-acid sequence MQVTVNERDAVERVATETPAGNRQAHAHGTDKLVIEGGRRLAGEIAVSGAKNAALPILCAGLLSAEPVRLENVPNLKDVRTTLALLGQMGMREETDGARVLLDASRVDNPVAPYELVKTMRASILVLGPLLARFGYAKVSLPGGCAIGARPVDQHIKGLQAMGAEIRIEHGYVEARAKRLKGARIVTDMITVTGTENLLMAATLADGETVIENAAREPEVTDLAHLLVEMGAKIDGIGTDRLVIQGVERLHGATHAVIPDRIEAGTFLCAVAAAGGDVTLTGMRAHILDAVIDKLREAGATIEEGADTLRVKMDRRPSAVAIRTSEYPAFPTDMQAQFMALNAVADGSAQVIETIFENRFMHVQELNRLGASIAVDGNTALVTGVPRLSGASVMATDLRASASLVIAGLCAQGETLVDRIYHLDRGYDRMETKLTAVGASVRRISGSEA is encoded by the coding sequence GTGCAAGTCACCGTCAACGAACGCGACGCCGTCGAGCGCGTCGCCACGGAAACCCCGGCCGGCAATCGGCAAGCGCATGCGCACGGAACGGACAAGCTCGTGATCGAGGGCGGCCGGCGCCTTGCCGGCGAGATCGCCGTGTCGGGCGCGAAGAACGCCGCGCTGCCGATCCTCTGCGCGGGCCTGCTGAGCGCCGAGCCCGTGCGCCTCGAGAACGTGCCGAACCTGAAGGACGTGCGCACGACGCTCGCGCTGCTCGGCCAGATGGGCATGCGCGAGGAGACGGACGGCGCGCGGGTGTTGCTCGATGCGTCGCGCGTCGACAACCCGGTCGCGCCTTACGAGCTCGTGAAGACGATGCGTGCGTCGATCCTCGTGCTCGGCCCGCTGCTCGCGCGCTTCGGCTACGCGAAGGTGTCGCTGCCGGGCGGCTGCGCGATCGGCGCGCGCCCAGTCGACCAGCACATCAAGGGCCTGCAGGCGATGGGCGCCGAGATCCGCATCGAGCACGGCTACGTCGAGGCGCGCGCGAAGCGCCTGAAGGGCGCGCGGATCGTCACCGACATGATCACCGTCACGGGCACCGAGAACCTGCTGATGGCGGCGACGCTCGCCGACGGCGAGACGGTGATCGAGAACGCCGCGCGCGAGCCGGAAGTGACGGACCTCGCGCATCTGCTCGTCGAAATGGGCGCGAAGATCGACGGGATCGGCACCGACCGGCTCGTGATCCAGGGCGTCGAGCGCCTGCACGGCGCGACGCATGCGGTGATCCCGGACCGGATCGAGGCGGGCACGTTCCTTTGCGCGGTCGCGGCGGCGGGCGGCGACGTGACGCTCACCGGCATGCGTGCACACATCCTCGACGCGGTGATCGACAAGCTGCGCGAAGCGGGCGCGACGATCGAAGAGGGCGCCGACACGCTGCGCGTGAAGATGGATCGCCGGCCGAGCGCGGTCGCGATCCGCACGTCCGAGTATCCGGCGTTCCCGACCGACATGCAGGCGCAGTTCATGGCGCTGAACGCGGTCGCGGACGGCTCCGCGCAAGTGATCGAGACGATCTTCGAGAACCGCTTCATGCACGTGCAGGAGCTGAACCGCCTCGGCGCGAGCATCGCGGTCGACGGCAACACGGCGCTCGTCACGGGCGTGCCGAGGCTCTCGGGCGCGAGCGTGATGGCGACCGACCTGCGCGCGTCGGCGAGTCTCGTGATCGCCGGCCTCTGCGCGCAAGGCGAGACGCTCGTCGACCGCATCTATCATTTGGACCGCGGCTACGACCGGATGGAGACGAAGCTGACGGCCGTCGGCGCGAGCGTGCGCCGCATTTCAGGGAGCGAAGCATGA